In a genomic window of Athene noctua chromosome 24, bAthNoc1.hap1.1, whole genome shotgun sequence:
- the CSF3R gene encoding granulocyte colony-stimulating factor receptor: protein MARRGAGTPFLLRLSLLLLLRPGGTLGCASVVVGSPVVALGSAVAASCTIQSKFCRGLEQGKVRITWMLDNEPVAGSQHRGPGGTEVSNLTLPQFNRTQAKLWCWVEWNGTRQRVGMAEIRAGYPPAKPFNLSCVLSLSDYGLTCQWDPGADSHLPTSVVLKCAGSRAQAVTGCTPEGGHSRCTVPRRLLQLYRQMEIWVSTTNALGTAESEHLCIDPMDVAKLDPPALRSIQSIPFQTDCVALAWEVAPSSAHMELQCELRYRAPEDPAWALVTDIVGQAGTTQRCGFLFGTRYHFQMRCRRGSARGYWSEWSPGRNYTTHEKAPTGKLDAWWSARPAGAGRLREVQLRWKAPRRQEANGRVLGYRVTLSPRRRGRDPPTVCNTTHTQCNFSAPAGTRRVYLSAYNAAGESAATEVILLERKGQPLAGLRAMPRGERSLWVRWEAPPAPPAAYVLEWQRVPSEPKGCGVCWQMERDGAATAALIQDSIEPFQRYNISVYPLYKDTIGAPAHTAAYSKQKAPSYAPKLHLKSISKSNAELCWDPVPVEMQNGFITSYTIFWANSTAEVSSAAVNPSLSSFVIRELKPSTLYKVHIMASTAAGGTNGTSLTLVTTVLDDIEIQFLFLTLGLTFVLLILLLICFQKNGRVKQQFWPSVPDPANSSLGKWVPAELQQEPLQVPGVREPGLATISTVTVLERAAGKQPPTRGKEPTTEPTGSPPALAQPYVRQEGPGTPDRGWAAAERRQGPAGSGETVQYARVVGDGYKGQQHVRPRLYLRSSSTQPLLLDPSPSPKAYENLWFHGAAPHGCPGDGGCPEDLPATFPLLQGLRISGAEELHDCRVF, encoded by the exons ATGGCCAGGCGCGGTGCCGGGACGCCCTTCCTGCTGCggctctccctgctcctgctcctccgcCCGGGCG GGACCCTGGGCTGCGCCTCGGTGGTCGTGGGCTCACCCGTTGTGGCCCTGGGCTCGGCCGTCGCGGCGTCCTGCACCATCCAGAGCAAGTTCTGCCGCGGCTTGGAGCAGGGGAAGGTCCGGATCACCTGGATGCTGGACAATGAGCCCGTGGCCGGGAGTCAGCACCGGGGCCCGGGGGGCACAGAGGTGTCCAACCTCACCCTGCCCCAGTTCAACCGCACGCAGGCCAAGCTGTGGTGCTGGGTGGAGTGGAACGGGACCAGGCAGCGCGTTGGCATGGCCGAGATCAGGGCAGGCT ACCCGCCTGCAAAGCCCTTCAACCTCAGCTGCGTCCTGAGCCTCAGCGACTACGGGCTGACGTGCCAGTGGGACCCGGGAGCTGACAGCCACCTCCCCACCAGCGTCGTGCTGAAATGTGCCGG gagcagagcccaggcagTGACGGGCTGCACCCCGGAAGGCGGCCACAGCCGCTGCACGGTGCCGCGCCGGCTGCTCCAGCTCTACCGGCAAATGGAGATCTGGGTGTCCACCACCAACGCCCTGGGCACGGCCGAGTCGGAGCATCTCTGCATCGACCCCATGGACGTGG ccaAGCTGGACCCCCCGGCCCTGCGGAGCATCCAGTCCATCCCCTTCCAGACCGACTGCGTCGCCCTGGCCTGGGAGGTGGCCCCCAGCAGCGCGCACATGGAGCTGCAGTGCGAGCTGCGCTACCGGGCGCCCGAGGACCCGGCCTGGGCTCTG GTCACCGACATCGTCGGCCAGGCCGGCACCACGCAGCGCTGCGGCTTCCTCTTCGGCACGCGGTACCACTTCCAGATGCGGTGCCGGCGGGGCTCGGCACGGGGCTACTGGAGCGAGTGGAGCCCGGGCAGGAACTACACCACCCATGAGAAAG CCCCCACGGGGAAGCTGGACGCGTGGTGGagcgctcggccggccggggcgggcaggCTGCGGGAGGTGCAGCTGCGCTGGAAG GCCCCACGGCGACAGGAGGCAAACGGGCGAGTGCTGGGGTACCGCGTCACCCTGAGCCccaggaggaggggcagggacccccccaccgTCTGCAACACCACCCACACCCAGTGCAACTTCTCCGCGCCGGCGGGGACCAGGAGGGTCTATCTCTCAGCCTACAATGCCGCCGGCGAGTCGGCAGCGACCGAGGTCATCCTCCTGGAGAGGAAAG ggcagcccctggcagggcTCCGGGCCATGCCCAGGGGTGAGCGCAGCCTCTGGGTGCGCTGGGaggccccaccagcccccccggCCGCCTACGTGCTGGAGTGGCAGCGGGTGCCCTCGGAGCCCAAAGGCTGCGGCGTCTGCTGGCAGATGGAGCGTGACGGGGCTGCCACCGCAGCCCTCATCCAGG ATAGCATTGAGCCTTTCCAGCGGTACAACATCTCGGTGTACCCCCTCTACAAGGACACCATCGGGGCGCCCGCCCACACCGCAGCCTACTCTAAGCAGAAGG CCCCGTCCTACGCCCCAAAGCTCCACCTGAAGAGCATCAGCAAGTCCAACGCTGAGCTGTGCTGGGACCCGGTGCCGGTGGAGATGCAGAACGGTTTTATCACCAGCTACACCATCTTCTGGGCCAACAGCACCGCAGAAGTGTCCA GCGCCGCTGTGAATCCTTCTCTCAGCTCCTTTGTCATCCGGGAGCTGAAGCCATCGACCCTGTACAAAGTGCACATCATGGCGTCCACAGCCGCCGGCGGCACCAATGGCACCAGCCTGACCCTGGTGACTACGGTGCTCG ATGACATCGAAATCCAGTTCCTCTTCCTGACCCTGGGGCTGACCTTTGTCTTGCTCATACTTTTGCTCATCTGTTTCCAGAAGAACGGGCG GGTGAAGCAGCAGTTCTGGCCCAGCGTCCCCGACCCCGCCAACAGCAGCCTGGGCAAGTGGGTCCCAGCAGAGCTCCAGCAG GAGCCTCTGCAGGTCCCCGGCGTGAGGGAGCCTGGCCTGGCCACCATTTCCACCGTCACAGTGCTCGAAAGGGCGGCGGGCAAGCAGCCGCCCACCCGGGGCAAGGAGCCCACCACCGAGCCCACcggcagcccccctgccctggcccagcCCTACGTGCGGCAGGAGGGCCCCGGCACGCCGGACCGTGGCTGGGCCGCAGCCGAGAGGCGCCAGGGCCCCGCCGGGAGCGGGGAGACCGTCCAGTACGCGCGGGTGGTGGGCGACGGGTACAAGGGCCAGCAGCACGTCCGGCCGCGCCTCTACCTGCGCTCCAGCTCCACGCAGCCCCTGCTCCTcgaccccagccccagccccaaggCCTACGAGAACCTCTGGTTCCACGGGGCCGCCCCCCACGGCTGCCCGGGGGACGGCGGCTGCCCCGAGGACCTGCCCGCCACCTTCCCCCTGCTGCAGGGCCTCCGCATCAGCGGGGCCGAGGAGCTCCACGACTGCCGGGTGTTTTAG